A genomic window from Gossypium hirsutum isolate 1008001.06 chromosome D12, Gossypium_hirsutum_v2.1, whole genome shotgun sequence includes:
- the LOC107946315 gene encoding protein RGF1 INDUCIBLE TRANSCRIPTION FACTOR 1 isoform X1 has protein sequence MVGCGIYIKKERDWVRSLVESEFFGVCVEHQNLRKNEKNVFCIHCSIGFCRHCKAHTHHPSFQICKYVYQDVVRLQEIHKLLDCSKIQTYKINGEKAVHLNPRPQGKDAKPCTKSKTGAACEICGRYLQDPPNRFCSIACKVTAVDLKPKDPSHKLELPIQELPDKLSWKHSQNAETNSEEKQSTISSTDVSEEMKPCLSTSLKPRKRMTKRKGIAHRSPLT, from the exons ATG GTGGGCTGCGGGATATACATAAAGAAGGAAAGAGATTGGGTTAGAAGCCTTGTGGAAAGCGAGTTCTTTGGGGTTTGTGTTGAACATCAAAACCtgagaaaaaatgagaaaaacGTGTTTTGCATCCATTGTAGTATTGGGTTTTGCAGGCATTGTAAGGCTCACACTCACCATCCCTCCTTTCAGATTTGCAAATATGTCTATCAAGATGTTGTTCGTCTTCAAGAAATCCACAAACTTCTCGACTGTTCGAAAATTCag ACATACAAAATCAATGGTGAGAAAGCTGTACATTTGAATCCTCGGCCTCAAGGTAAAGATGCCAAGCCATGTACAAAATCAAAAACTGGTGCTGCTTGTGAAATTTGTGGAAGATACCTTCAAGACCCTCCTAATCGTTTTTGTTCCATTGCATGCAAG GTAACGGCCGTTGATTTGAAGCCTAAAGACCCAAGTCATAAACTGGAGTTGCCAATACAAGAGCTTCCAGATAAACTTTCCTGGAAACACAGTCAAAATGCAGAAACAAACTCGGAAGAAAAGCAATCCACCATCTCGTCAACCGATGTTTCGGAGGAGATGAAACCATGTTTAAGCACAAGTTTAAAGCCTAGGAAACGAATGACCAAAAGAAAAGGCATTGCCCATAGATCTCCTCTCACTTGA
- the LOC107946315 gene encoding uncharacterized protein isoform X2, with protein sequence MVGCGIYIKKERDWVRSLVESEFFGICKYVYQDVVRLQEIHKLLDCSKIQTYKINGEKAVHLNPRPQGKDAKPCTKSKTGAACEICGRYLQDPPNRFCSIACKVTAVDLKPKDPSHKLELPIQELPDKLSWKHSQNAETNSEEKQSTISSTDVSEEMKPCLSTSLKPRKRMTKRKGIAHRSPLT encoded by the exons ATG GTGGGCTGCGGGATATACATAAAGAAGGAAAGAGATTGGGTTAGAAGCCTTGTGGAAAGCGAGTTCTTTGGG ATTTGCAAATATGTCTATCAAGATGTTGTTCGTCTTCAAGAAATCCACAAACTTCTCGACTGTTCGAAAATTCag ACATACAAAATCAATGGTGAGAAAGCTGTACATTTGAATCCTCGGCCTCAAGGTAAAGATGCCAAGCCATGTACAAAATCAAAAACTGGTGCTGCTTGTGAAATTTGTGGAAGATACCTTCAAGACCCTCCTAATCGTTTTTGTTCCATTGCATGCAAG GTAACGGCCGTTGATTTGAAGCCTAAAGACCCAAGTCATAAACTGGAGTTGCCAATACAAGAGCTTCCAGATAAACTTTCCTGGAAACACAGTCAAAATGCAGAAACAAACTCGGAAGAAAAGCAATCCACCATCTCGTCAACCGATGTTTCGGAGGAGATGAAACCATGTTTAAGCACAAGTTTAAAGCCTAGGAAACGAATGACCAAAAGAAAAGGCATTGCCCATAGATCTCCTCTCACTTGA
- the LOC107946316 gene encoding binding partner of ACD11 1, with product MSVTLDHMDLCLGAVPCTNATTNWMINVSDIRTVKVSNISPSASERDIKEFFCFSGDIQYVEMRRETGNAQVAYVTFKESQGADTAMLLTGATIIDFSVNISPAEDYELPPRALQSNVEKKPDATDSNVNKAEDMMSTMLAKGFILGKDAISRAKAFDERHHLIANASAAVTSIDEKMGLREKFTIGTTVVNEKMREMDERFQVSEMTKSALTVAELKASSAGTAIMSNPYVSTGASWLSNAFSVVARAAEDVSMLAREKVEKSEAEKKDIIYKERTGIINDFAHLHLDETSSPSL from the exons ATGTCG GTCACCTTGGATCATATGGATCTCTGTCTTGGAGCAGTACCATGTACAAATGCTACAACGAACTGGATGATCAATGTTTCGGAT ATAAGAACAGTTAAGGTCAGTAATATCTCACCATCTGCTTCAGAGAGGGATATCAAAGAATTCTTTTGTTTCTCTGGTGACATTCAGTATGTTGAAATGCGAAG GGAGACTGGAAATGCTCAAGTCGCTTATGTTACCTTCAAAGAGTCGCAAGGAGCGGATACAGCAATGCTGTTGACT GGAGCTACAATAATTGACTTTTCCGTCAATATCTCACCGGCTGAGGATTATGAGCTACCCCCCAGAGCTCTCCAATCTAACGTG GAGAAAAAGCCAGATGCTACGGATTCTAATGTGAATAAGGCTGAAGATATGATGAGCACGATGCTGGCCAAAGGTTTTATCTTGGGAAAGGATGCTATCAGCAGGGCAAAGGCATTTGATGAACGGCATCACTTGATTGCAAATGCCTCTGCTGCAGTCACTTCAATTGATGAGAAAATGGGTCTGCGTGAAAAGTTTACCATCGGGACAACCGTTGTAAATGAAAAGATGCGAGAGATGGACGAGCGGTTCCAAGTGTCCGAAATGACGAAATCTGCATTGACTGTTGCTGAGCTTAAGGCAAGTAGTGCAGGAACAGCCATCATGAGCAACCCTTATGTATCCACAGGAGCTTCGTGGCTTTCAAATGCATTCAGTGTAGTTGCGAGGGCCGCAGAGGACGTGAGCATGTTGGCAAGGGAGAAGGTCGAAAAGTCTGAGGCAGAAAAAAAGGACATTATTTACAAGGAGAGAACAGGGATCATCAATGACTTTGCTCATCTCCATCTCGATGAAACTTCATCACCAAGCCTATGA
- the LOC107943673 gene encoding cyclin-SDS isoform X1, with the protein MKLNIKSTKNQKIMEPEALPLAATSSIFIIKKLRSKRPRRGRSQIASFVIQNQTIDLSVDSGSCSNFDVVDVSCDSCSVSNQKKRKFAEIKGGCVAKAKKNLGNEGIGESKFRRITRSYYKKELEAKGHEQAAEVSESSCVESNSGTDFLAFGKRSSKLRKASQDLEKTEKNDAVSASLGAATQSDISGVELIPHEISKLSSENKENDLVSVTSGFEYSSTSNSDAAIKENVKDVVDANFTVSNSESVVDQKPKSFSGLDSSHLACNEQFSLEEVVLVSDYSSSHETVFSELQSDFFPETSDLDFSDYTPLLSYDSGSQFSEKSTNDSPTSATYSLFLEFKQQFSRSSSHLDPKFTSHAEDERQLNSTLARFENEEDEESYKRLRDRERRQVYLHDYAEEYRFMTDYGDLILQQRSFMIRWIVEQCTAKEFQQETIFLGVCLLDRFLSKGFFRNKRSLQIVGIACLALATRIEENQPYNSVRQRTIYIGTNKYSRNEVVAMEWLVMEVLNFQCFLPTIYNFLWFYLKAAKADADVEKRAKYLAVLALSDHEQLRYWPSTVAAGVVIMASMDSNQHGPYHQVIEIHMRTKDNDLPECMKYIR; encoded by the exons ATGAAATTGAATATCAAATCAACGAAGAACCAAAAGATAATGGAACCAGAGGCACTGCCACTGGCTGCAACGTCGTCCATATTCATAATTAAGAAACTCCGTTCGAAGCGACCTCGGCGAGGACGTTCTCAGATCGCTTCTTTTGTTATCCAAAACCAAACCATTGATCTCTCCGTTGATTCCGGTTCTTGCTCCAACTTCGACGTTGTTGATGTTTCTTGCGATTCATGCAGTGTTTCTAATCAAAAGAAGAGGAAGTTCGCTGAAATCAAAGGTGGCTGTGTAGCTAAAGCTAAGAAGAATTTAGGAAATGAAGGAATTGGAGAGTCAAAGTTTAGGAGGATCACCAGATCGTATTACAAGAAGGAGCTAGAAGCCAAAGGACATGAACAAGCTGCTGAAGTGAGTGAATCTTCATGCGTCGAATCGAATTCTGGTACTGATTTTCTTGCCTTTGGGAAACGAAGTTCTAAGTTGAGAAAGGCAAGCCAAGATTTGGAGAAAACTGAGAAAAACGACGCGGTTTCTGCTTCTCTTGGAGCGGCTACGCAATCTGACATTTCCGGCGTCGAGCTGATTCCTCATGAAATCTCAAAACTCTCGTCGGAGAATAAAGAAAACGACCTCGTTTCTGTGACTTCCGGCTTTGAATACTCCTCAACTTCGAATTCAGACGCTGCAATCAAAGAGAATGTAAAAGACGTCGTGGACGCCAATTTCACAGTTTCGAACTCGGAGTCCGTTGTGGACCAAAAGCCGAAGAGCTTCTCCGGTTTAGATTCTTCACATCTCGCTTGCAATGAACAGTTCTCATTGGAAGAAGTCGTACTCGTATCTGATTACTCATCGAGTCACGAGACCGTGTTCTCTGAGTTGCAATCAGATTTTTTCCCTGAAACATCGGATTTAGATTTTTCAGATTATACTCCTTTACTATCTTATGATTCCGGAAGCCAATTCTCTGAGAAATCAACAAATGACTCTCCTACTTCAGCCACTTACTCTCTTTTTCTCGAGTTCAAACAACAATTCTCCAGATCATCCTCTCATTTAGATCCTAAATTTACTTCGCACGCTGAAGATGAGCGTCAACTTAATTCTACA ttgGCGAGATTTGAAAATGAGGAAGACGAGGAGAGTTACAAAAGGTTGAGGGACAGAGAGAGACGACAAGTTTATTTGCATGATTATGCCGAGGAATACCGATTCATGACTGACTACGGCGATCTTATTCTCCAGCAACGTTCTTTCATGATCCGCTGGATTGTTGAG CAATGTACTGCAAAGGAGTTTCAGCAGGAGACAATTTTCCTTGGCGTTTGCTTGCTTGACAGATTCTTAAGCAAAGGGTTCTTCAGAAATAAAAGGAGTCTTCAGATCGTTGGAATAGCCTGCCTTGCATTGGCCACCAGAATCGAAGAAAATCAGCCTTACAACAG TGTGCGGCAAAGGACTATTTACATAGGAACCAACAAGTACAGCAGAAATGAAGTGGTGGCCATGGAATGGCTGGTGATGGAGGTTCTCAACTTCCAATGTTTCCTGCCTACCATCTATAACTTCTTATG GTTCTATCTGAAAGCAGCCAAGGCCGATGCAGATGTTGAAAAAAGGGCCAAGTACCTGGCAGTGCTTGCATTGTCAGACCATGAACAGCTACGTTATTGGCCTTCAACTGTTGCCGCTGGTGTCGTCATCATGGCTTCCATGGATAGCAATCAACATGGACCGTATCACCAAGTCATTGAG ATTCATATGAGAACCAAAGATAATGATTTGCCTGAATGCATGAAG TATATAAGGTAG
- the LOC107943673 gene encoding cyclin-SDS isoform X2: MKLNIKSTKNQKIMEPEALPLAATSSIFIIKKLRSKRPRRGRSQIASFVIQNQTIDLSVDSGSCSNFDVVDVSCDSCSVSNQKKRKFAEIKGGCVAKAKKNLGNEGIGESKFRRITRSYYKKELEAKGHEQAAEVSESSCVESNSGTDFLAFGKRSSKLRKASQDLEKTEKNDAVSASLGAATQSDISGVELIPHEISKLSSENKENDLVSVTSGFEYSSTSNSDAAIKENVKDVVDANFTVSNSESVVDQKPKSFSGLDSSHLACNEQFSLEEVVLVSDYSSSHETVFSELQSDFFPETSDLDFSDYTPLLSYDSGSQFSEKSTNDSPTSATYSLFLEFKQQFSRSSSHLDPKFTSHAEDERQLNSTLARFENEEDEESYKRLRDRERRQVYLHDYAEEYRFMTDYGDLILQQRSFMIRWIVEQCTAKEFQQETIFLGVCLLDRFLSKGFFRNKRSLQIVGIACLALATRIEENQPYNSVRQRTIYIGTNKYSRNEVVAMEWLVMEVLNFQCFLPTIYNFLWFYLKAAKADADVEKRAKYLAVLALSDHEQLRYWPSTVAAGVVIMASMDSNQHGPYHQVIEIHMRTKDNDLPECMKSLDWLVQYIR, from the exons ATGAAATTGAATATCAAATCAACGAAGAACCAAAAGATAATGGAACCAGAGGCACTGCCACTGGCTGCAACGTCGTCCATATTCATAATTAAGAAACTCCGTTCGAAGCGACCTCGGCGAGGACGTTCTCAGATCGCTTCTTTTGTTATCCAAAACCAAACCATTGATCTCTCCGTTGATTCCGGTTCTTGCTCCAACTTCGACGTTGTTGATGTTTCTTGCGATTCATGCAGTGTTTCTAATCAAAAGAAGAGGAAGTTCGCTGAAATCAAAGGTGGCTGTGTAGCTAAAGCTAAGAAGAATTTAGGAAATGAAGGAATTGGAGAGTCAAAGTTTAGGAGGATCACCAGATCGTATTACAAGAAGGAGCTAGAAGCCAAAGGACATGAACAAGCTGCTGAAGTGAGTGAATCTTCATGCGTCGAATCGAATTCTGGTACTGATTTTCTTGCCTTTGGGAAACGAAGTTCTAAGTTGAGAAAGGCAAGCCAAGATTTGGAGAAAACTGAGAAAAACGACGCGGTTTCTGCTTCTCTTGGAGCGGCTACGCAATCTGACATTTCCGGCGTCGAGCTGATTCCTCATGAAATCTCAAAACTCTCGTCGGAGAATAAAGAAAACGACCTCGTTTCTGTGACTTCCGGCTTTGAATACTCCTCAACTTCGAATTCAGACGCTGCAATCAAAGAGAATGTAAAAGACGTCGTGGACGCCAATTTCACAGTTTCGAACTCGGAGTCCGTTGTGGACCAAAAGCCGAAGAGCTTCTCCGGTTTAGATTCTTCACATCTCGCTTGCAATGAACAGTTCTCATTGGAAGAAGTCGTACTCGTATCTGATTACTCATCGAGTCACGAGACCGTGTTCTCTGAGTTGCAATCAGATTTTTTCCCTGAAACATCGGATTTAGATTTTTCAGATTATACTCCTTTACTATCTTATGATTCCGGAAGCCAATTCTCTGAGAAATCAACAAATGACTCTCCTACTTCAGCCACTTACTCTCTTTTTCTCGAGTTCAAACAACAATTCTCCAGATCATCCTCTCATTTAGATCCTAAATTTACTTCGCACGCTGAAGATGAGCGTCAACTTAATTCTACA ttgGCGAGATTTGAAAATGAGGAAGACGAGGAGAGTTACAAAAGGTTGAGGGACAGAGAGAGACGACAAGTTTATTTGCATGATTATGCCGAGGAATACCGATTCATGACTGACTACGGCGATCTTATTCTCCAGCAACGTTCTTTCATGATCCGCTGGATTGTTGAG CAATGTACTGCAAAGGAGTTTCAGCAGGAGACAATTTTCCTTGGCGTTTGCTTGCTTGACAGATTCTTAAGCAAAGGGTTCTTCAGAAATAAAAGGAGTCTTCAGATCGTTGGAATAGCCTGCCTTGCATTGGCCACCAGAATCGAAGAAAATCAGCCTTACAACAG TGTGCGGCAAAGGACTATTTACATAGGAACCAACAAGTACAGCAGAAATGAAGTGGTGGCCATGGAATGGCTGGTGATGGAGGTTCTCAACTTCCAATGTTTCCTGCCTACCATCTATAACTTCTTATG GTTCTATCTGAAAGCAGCCAAGGCCGATGCAGATGTTGAAAAAAGGGCCAAGTACCTGGCAGTGCTTGCATTGTCAGACCATGAACAGCTACGTTATTGGCCTTCAACTGTTGCCGCTGGTGTCGTCATCATGGCTTCCATGGATAGCAATCAACATGGACCGTATCACCAAGTCATTGAG ATTCATATGAGAACCAAAGATAATGATTTGCCTGAATGCATGAAG AGCTTGGACTGGTTGGTACAGTATATAAGGTAG
- the LOC107943681 gene encoding uncharacterized protein: MAIADISELRTSERTYEYTKIVYRVQIVYRVQDHAFKLANQGSDDSLLISVNTREEPHCIHVPKQIPKQELLKLLPEKWVTNYEQIHQHNQAIKSTKSQINTKADGTSEIRFDHSHLKQLPTPPVFTTQMMLQPVTPEEVTSGPKASLIQSFQSDGKPLYFFKDPSGHCPWDINCSCEGCKNNVFEELDEDIKRTRKKKSSRKSTQASFYERWMNRDPDIGPLGEDNGKFVYLVDYSAKRPQPPKAQNLS; this comes from the exons ATGGCAATTGCAGATATCTCAGAACTTAGAACTTCTGAAAGAACATATGAAT ATACTAAAATAGTGTATAGGGTCCAAATAGTGTATAGGGTCCAAGATCATGCCTTCAAATTGGCAAATCAAGGATCTGATGATTCCCTTTTAATTTCTGTCAACACAAGGGAAGAACCTCATTGCATACATGTGCCGAAGCAGATACCCAAACAAGAGCTTTTAAAGCTTCTTCCAGAAAAATGGGTAACAAATTATGAGCAGATCCACCAGCACAACCAGGCGATCAAATCTACCAAAAGCCAAATCAACACTAAAGCTGATGGAACCAGTGAAATCAGATTTGATCACAGCCACTTAAAGCAGCTCCCAACTCCTCCTGTTTTTACGACCCAGATGATGTTACAACCAGTAACACCAGAAGAAGTGACATCTGGCCCAAAAGCCTCATTAATCCAGAGTTTCCAGTCAGATGGGAAGCCCCTATACTTTTTTAAAGATCCCTCAGGACATTGTCCTTGGGATATAAATTGTTCCTGTGAAGGGTGCAAAAATAATGTCTTTGAGGAACTTGATGAAGACATTAAACGTACCAGAAAAAAGAAGTCTAGTAGAAAATCAACACAGGCAAGCTTTTATGAAAGATGGATGAATAGAGATCCAGATATTGGTCCATTAGGGGAAGATAATGGCAAATTTGTTTATCTTGTGGACTACTCTGCAAAAAGACCACAACCCCCTAAAGCCCAAAATCTATCTTAA